The nucleotide window CAGTGACAGGGACGAGGAACGgatggagacagagacagaggacaGCGAATTCAGTGAACAAGGTGGGTGGCCAGCCGCCACAAGGACAGAGGGTGGAGGTGGGTGCGGGGCTTCCCTGCTCTGCTCTGGCCCTCAGCCAGATAAGGGCCATGTTTGGTGTCTTCTTCCTGAGCCCATCTATTCCTCAGCCACCAGCCCTGTCCCCAGGAGTCCAGAGCTTCTGAGGGCCCCACCCGCCAGACCACACTGGTAGTGGCATCAGTAGTGgtgatgaaaaacaaaaccaaacgtaCCAGTTatcacccagcccagcccaattcctggcaaccctgtgtggGTCACGGTAGGACTGCGCTCCCGGTGTTTTCAGTGATTCTGGACATAGTTAACCGGGCTTTTCATTGACACTCTTGAGGTGCTGGGACTCGGGGAGAGGTAAGAATTAGGGAGGATCTGTcgcctctttctcctgggatCCCAGGCACTGAGATATTGCACATCAGGAATGAAAGGCTGTGCCTTGTGTTCAAAGCAGATTGCAATCTTCCCTGAAGACCCGGGAGTCGAGGTTTCCCTCCGGAGGTAGATACAAGAGTTCAGGgtctgagagggcttcaaaaagtcctggGCAAAAGAGACTGAAAACATAACAGAATGCTTCCACCAACTTCGGAAGCCCCCTCGTATCAGGTTCCCAGGCACTGCCATAACAAAGCTGAAAAGTGGGTGGCTGGCAGTGGCCACTTCTGGAGCTCAGAGGGCTGATGCAGGCTGTGGGCAGATGGTGGGCTCCAGAGACCCAGGGCAGACCCCGTCCTTGTGGGAGCTCAAGGGGTTCTTTGACTGGCAGCAGCAGCATTGGCTTCATCTCCACCCCATCATCTaggaagccctggtagtgtagtgggctaagcactaagctgctaaccacaaggtctgtggcttgaatccactagccactccgcaggagaaaaacaagggtctattcctgtgaaggtgtaaagcctcagaaacccacaaggtcagttctactctgtcctagagtcgCTATGAGACAGGATCGACTAGGTggcagtgagcgagtgagtgCCCATCTTCCCCTGGCTGCCCGCCTATGTCTGTGCCTTTTCTCGCTCCGAGAACACCACTCCATATAGATCAGGGCCCACTGTACTCAAGGATGACCTCGTGTTAACTCATAGCACCTTCAAAGACCCTCTGTCCCAACAAGGCTAAAACCATAGGTGCTGGAGGGTGGGACTTCAGCATGTCCtctgcaggggtggggtgagggcacAAGTTAATCCATAGCAGGTTTGCAGGCCAGAGGACCCTGCTTTAACTCCAAGCATTCCCCTGCTGGTGTCACTTGGAGCAAGCCACTGCCTTCTCTAAACCTCAGCCTCTTCATCTCTATCATGGGCAGATAATCCTTATCATGCAAGGTGCATGTGAAGCAAGGGTGAGATTGAGGCGCGTGTGTGTGGTGCTTGTGCAGGTGTTCATTAGATGGTAAGCAGTACGGGGCCTCATGGTGCCTGCCTTCCTCCCGCtagcccccttccccttcccctgaacTCTTCTCTGGGGAAACCTTGGTTCCTGGGGCCCACAgattctcatctcctcccctcagaGAGCGAGGACGAGTACAGTGATGATGAGGACGTGAGCTGGAAGGTCCGGCGGGCAGCGGCCAAGTGCCTGGCAGCCTTGATTGGCTCTCGGCCCGACCTGCTGCCTGACTTCCACTCCACCCTGGCGCCTGCACTCATCCACCGCTTCAGGGAGCGCGAGGAGAACGTCAGGGCCGATGTCTTTGTGGCTTACATCGAGCTGCTGCGCCAAACTCAGCCCCCGAAAGGATGGctggagtccctggagaagcccaCCCAGACAGGCAGCAACCTCCACAGGCTACAGGGACAGGTACACCTTGCCTCCGCCGGCCCCATCCCCTGCTCCCCCTCTGGCCTCGCCACCTTCTTCTCCCCCCTTGCCCATCCCTCACTCTGTGCCTAAGCATGTGCTAGATGGGGGCAGGGAGACCTCGCCCTCCTGGGTCCCAGTCCAGGGGACTCAGACAACAGACTGTGGGCCTCCAGGCCCCTATGTGAAGGGCAAGCGGAGGCCACTGGAGTGGGGTCACCTTTGTTAAAGCTCCCCCCGGCTGTGGATCGCTCTGGGGTGCGAGGAGCCACTGGCCCCCTGTTGCAGCAGGTCAGGAAAGACCCAGCAGCCCAGTAACAGGTGAACCTGCCTTGGATTTGGTGACATAGTGGAGACGGAGAGATGGGTCAGACTAGCAAAGTGCTTTAGGGGTCGGATCATCAAGTCTTGCTGATGGGAGAACAGGGAGTTCCGGGCCTGGGAGGTGTCCTGCGGCGACTGTGTTTTTGGGGAAAGCATGAAGTGCCATCAGTCACTGAGGTGGCCATGGGAATTTTGGTGTGAGGTCCCAGCTGGATATCCGAGTGGTGATGTGAAGCGGGCAGAGGACACTCATGGGGAGCGGGGCATGTAGACTGGAGAGTCATTGGCCTGGCCGGACCTCAGGCTCTGGGAGTGGACTGGGTCCTCTGAAGGGAAGACAGAGCCAGAGAGGAGACAGGGTGAGCACTGGCTTAGcctccactcccaccctcatCCTGCAGGAGCTGAGCCTGTGGGACCTTGACCAAGCTTCCTAATCTctcagtctcccttccccctcccctgaaTGCTACCTGCCACACGGGGTAGAAGGTTCCTGGGTGGCACATGTGAGCTGCGCTCCATTCCTAAGCGGAAGGGGGGAACCCGCCTTCTCCTGcagcgcctcagaagaaaggcctggtggtccgtTTCCCATCAGACTGCAGCCAAGAACCCCCTGTGGACCTCACTGTCCTTTGtagcacacagggttgctgtgatgaCCGGGCAGCAGTGGGATTGGCTTTTCATGGGGTCTCACTCTAGGACGCGTGAGCCCAGCACCGGGCCTGCGCATGCTGGGAGTCCTCACTAGGGATGTTCCCCAGGCAGTGCCCCCAGAGTTGGGCAGGTCACGGAGGTATCTCGGGTGGGCCCTGATGATCCCACCTGCCCACAGGTGCCCCTGGTGATCAAGGCCCTGCAGCGTCAGCTCAAAGACCGGAGCGTCCGGGCCCGCCAGGGCTGCTTCACCCTCCTCGCCGAGCTGGCGGCTGTCCTCCCTGGCAGCCTGGCCGAGCACATGCCTGTGCTGATCTCAGGTAGGACGCGCCAGAGCCCGGGCCTCTGCCAGGACCCAGGCCCTAGCTTGTGTTGAGCCTTCAGTCATTCCCacagggctcctgggatcctaaCCTAGGCCGAACTCCTGGTCACTGGCCTCTGCCTGGGGTGCAGGTCCCACCCCCAGGCTcagactcccccccaccccccgccccggcTTCCCTCAGCCCTGGCCCCAGCTCTTGAGATCCTCTGTTGGTTTCTGACACCGGTGGGGCTGCACTCACCCATGGAAAGAGGCCAGGGCCATGACCAGAACCTCTCCACCCACCCACAGGCATCGTCTTCTCGCTGGCGGACCGCTCCAACTCCTCCACCATCCGGATGGATGCCCTGGCCTTCCTGCAAGGGCTGCTGGGCACAGAGTCAGCCGAGACCTTCCACCCAcacctggccaccctgctgccccCTGTGCTGGCCTGCGTGGCCGACCCTTTTTATAAGATCGCAGCCGAGGCGCTGCTGGTGCTGCAGGAGCTGGTGCGTGTCCTGTGGCCGCTGGACAAGCCTCGGAGGCTGGATCCCGAGCTGTACGTTGGGGAGATGTCGGCGGCCCTCCTTGCGCGGCTCCGTGCTACCGACCTGGACCAGGAGGTGAAGGAGCGGGCCATCTCCTGTGCAGGCCACCTGGTGGGCCATCTGGGTGACCGTCTCGGGCACGCGCTGGAGCCCACGCTCCGGCTGCTTCTGGACCACATGCAGAATGACGTTACCCGGCTGCCTGCTGTCAAGGCGCTGAGGCTGGTGGCTGTGTCCCCGCTGGGGCTCGACCTGCAGCCCATCCTGGCCAAGGTGCTGCCCATCCTGGCCTCATTCCTGCGCAAGAAACAGCGGGCCCTGCGTCTGGCTACATTAGCAGCCATGGATGCGCTGGCCCAGAGCCAGGGCCTGAGCCTCCCGCTGCCCGAAGTCCGGGCTGTGCTGACCGAGCTGCCGGCCCTGGTCAGTGAGAGTGACATGCATGTGGCCCAGCTGGCAGTGGACTTCCTCGCTACAGTGACCCAGGTCCAACCGGCCTCTCTGGCCGAGGTCAGCGACCCTGTGCTTTCAGAGCTGCTGCGGCTGCTCCGTTCACCCCTGCTCCCTGCCAGCGTGCTGGCTGCCGCTGAGGGCTTCCTGCAGGCACTGGTGGGCACCCGGCCCCCGTGTGTGAGCTACGCCAAGCTCATCGACCTGCTCACGGCGCCTGTGTACCGCCGGGCTGAGGACAGTGGGCCCGGCCTGCACAAGCAGGGCCTCCACGCGCTGGCCCGGTGCGTGGCCGCCCTGGCGGCCGCCTgtccccaggaggcagcaggcaccGCAGGCCGCTTGGTCTGTGATGCCAGGTCACCCAACTCGAGCACTGGGGTCAAGGTCCTGGCCTTCTTGTCCCTGGCCGAGGTGGGCCAGGTCGCTGGGCCAGGCCCCCAGCGGGAACTGAAGACAGTGCTCCTCGAAGCGTTGGGGTCTCCGAGCGAGGACGTGAGGGCTGCCGCCTCCTATGCACTGGGCCGGGTGGGCGCTGGCAACCTGCCGGACTTCCTGCCCTTCCTGCTGGGGCAGATCCAGGCAGAGCCTCGGCGACAGTACCTGCTACTGCACTCACTCCGGGAGGCCCTGGGGGCCGCCCAGCCCGACAGCCTGAAGCCCTACACAGAGGACATCTGGGCTCTGCTGACCCAGCATTGTGAGGACCCTGAGGAGGGCCCCCGGGCCGTGGTGGCCGAGTGCATCGGGAAGCTGGTGCTGGTCaaccctcccttcctcctgccccgaTTCCGGAAGCAGCTGGCTGCAGGTAGGGGCATGGGCATGGTGGACAGTTGGCCGGTCCCTGAATGTTCCTGTCACTCGCGCAAAGCGAGGTCTCTAATCAGCTACCAGAGTCACCGTGTCTATGAGGTTAGACGCTGCCTGTTCTGccaagagaggaccacaggggatGGATGGGGAGTCCTTACAGCGCTAAACAGAATATGCAGGGCACTTCTCTCACACCCACCCAGCAGGACAACCGCAGGAGACTCCACGGGAAGGTTAATCAAACCTTCTCACGCACGCGCTGTTAAGGGACAtttctttcccttcctttctTCGCTTCTCTTCTCAAGAAAccaaattaaaagcaaaatagCACTCTCTGTCCCCTGGCTTTGGGAATGACCTGGATCCCAGAGGCTCCTCCTGGCCCTCAGCCTACCTGAAGCTGAACTTTTGCCTGCTTGGAGAATGCAGGCCTCCGAGGTGGGGAGCATCCAAGGCTTAGAAGTCAGCCACTGGGTTTGGGATCTGCTGGGTGACCTTAGGCATGAACTGaatctttctgggcctctgtgtcCTTGTCTGTGAACTAGAGGCCTAGGACCAGCCAAAGGGTAAAGTGAGGTCATGTGTCTCCCAAGTATAgtgcagccccaggcctgagggaggTCTGGCTATGGGTGATTGGTCCTTTGTCTACATCCTGCAGGGTGTTACCCAGAAGTGACAGCCTTCCTCTctcagctgcagcacagggccttAAGGTAGACTCCAGGTTGCCAAGGGCAGTAAATGGTCATACGGACCTCCTCAGAGATGGGGAGGGGAGCCTGGGTGAGTCCTGGCCTCACCAAGTGCCTGCTCTTGCTCTTCAGGTCACCCGCACACACGGAGCACCTTCATCACCGCCGTGAAGTTCCTCATCACCGACCAACCCCACCCCATTGACCCACTTCTGAAGAGCTATGTCGGTGAGCACCCCCAGCTGGCCctgcagcgtgtgtgtgtgtgtgtgtgtgtgtgtagcacttTAACCCAGATAGGTTGGAGCCCAGGAGGCTGTGCCACTGCTACGATGGGTGAAGGCCTGGATTCTAATCCCCTCACTACTACTGGATCTGGGGGAAGCTGGCATGGCTTTCTCACCTCTGAATCACAGTGCCTTATTTGTAAGATGGGGATGTGTCAACCTCATCTACAGCTTCTAGGGTGCTGCTTCctgggtgtggtggtgggggtggggctttggGAGGAGGGAAAGGCCAGCCTCATATGCTTCGCAGTCACCCCACAGAGCCAGGAGGGCAGCTCACCCATCGTCCCCTGGCTAGAAGTCCTCTGGCTCTGCCCCTTCCCTGGGGGGCTGCAGGATTATGATCTTCTTAGATAAGGCAGGGCAGCCTTGGGTGCCCATCCTGGCCTGCCATCCCTGGCCATGCGAGTGTGGACAGGCATCTCACGCTCCTCAGCCATAAAGTGAGGATGCAGCACCCCATGTGCTGGCGGTGTTGTGAGAAACCAAGGCACCAGAGGATATGGTTGTGCTCTGAGTTGGAGAAGACTGTGTCCagaaaggacagcactgtggcctGCTGTCCTGACATAGCCTGCATGACTCCTGGCCCTGTGTGCTCCACCTTGACTGAGCTGCCCATAATGGGCACCTAGAGACCTCTGTCTGGGTTCGCTGAACTTGCTTTATATGTCTGCCAGTGCTGTTGGGTCAGTGTTGGACAGCTAACTTCAAGGTGCGCGGTTCAGACTCgcctgctgctccatgggagaaagttgaggctgtcttctGAAACCCTACATAAGGCTATAGTCGGAATGTACTCCATGTCAGGGGGTATTATGCCCAAGCCATAATTTCGGAGCTCTCACTGTAAGTCAAGCACCATGCCAGGCTCTTTAATATGCCTTGTCACAGTTAGGCCTCTCAGTCCCCAAGGTGGCATGCAGGGCTGACCTTGTCTTATtggtaaggaaactgaggctcatcaAGGAGGACTTAAACTTGAGCTGAACTTGGATCTTGTGGTTTCCCTGCAGCTGTGCTCTCACAGTGAGGGGATCCTGGAGCTAGAGTGTCCCAGGAGGATGGGCCCTGAGGCCACCAGCCCTGCATTTGAATTCTCCTTGGGCAGGGGCTTTATGACCTTCTCAGTCCATTGCATCAGGAGGCTCAAGTAGCAGTTTGTACCCTGACTGGTAAGAGTGGCAACTTTGGTGACTTGGGTTAAATCTACCAAGTTTTCCTGTGCCATAAATATGTTTTGAGTCCATGGAAATACCCTGTTCTTTCAAAGTTCTACCTATCTACTAGCTTTAACCATCATTGATGTTTCTTGCCTGAATCAATGACTGATCAGTAATaaccaggagcccaggtggcatagtggttatgctgtgatccaagtggccagcagttcaaaaccaccagttgctccacaggagaaagatggatgtttctactcccatcaatggTTACAGGCTTAGAAaagcacagggggcagttctaccctggcctatagggttgcaatgaggctgccatgactcaatgacagtgaatttgggtttagtatctgtgttagacaggcttctccagagaaacaaaaccaatacacttatgactttatatatatatatatatatatatatatatatatatatatatatatatatatatatatatatatatatatatatatatatatatatatatatatgggtttaTACAGAGAGATGGAATattacagctaattagtccacacagcagtacagaggactctgttcaactcacttttgtggaacagtgaatatactggaagtccttcaactcaggtgGACTGCCggttccaaggtcaaggaaacagacagtggGGTTCCCACTCTGGCAAGGCTGGCAGAGTctgtccacaggcagcaaacagcagggtggatcagcaacagtcagtagctcgggtGCTTAGCGAAGCAGACCTAGATGGGATATCCAActgaagcaat belongs to Tenrec ecaudatus isolate mTenEca1 chromosome 5, mTenEca1.hap1, whole genome shotgun sequence and includes:
- the CAND2 gene encoding cullin-associated NEDD8-dissociated protein 2 isoform X2 yields the protein MSTPSFHIASLLEKMTSCDKDFRFMATSDLMSELQKDSIQLDEDSERKVVKMLLQLLEDKNGEVQNLAVKCLGPLVDKVKECQVEAIVDALCANMQSEKEQLRDIAGIGLKTILSELPPAAPGSSLVTTVCHKITSQLTRAIAQQKDVAVQLEALDILSDMLSRLAAPLGTFHASLLHCLLPQLSSPRLAVCKRAVGALGHLAAACSTNLFAELADHLLGRLTSQREPANTATILTLMQCVGSIGRQAGHRLGDHLDRLMLLVEEFCNVGDDALRESCLQAVEAFLRKCPKEMSLHVTRVTSLCLQYLKYDPNYNYDSDRDEERMETETEDSEFSEQGGEDEYSDDEDVSWKVRRAAAKCLAALIGSRPDLLPDFHSTLAPALIHRFREREENVRADVFVAYIELLRQTQPPKGWLESLEKPTQTGSNLHRLQGQVPLVIKALQRQLKDRSVRARQGCFTLLAELAAVLPGSLAEHMPVLISGIVFSLADRSNSSTIRMDALAFLQGLLGTESAETFHPHLATLLPPVLACVADPFYKIAAEALLVLQELVRVLWPLDKPRRLDPELYVGEMSAALLARLRATDLDQEVKERAISCAGHLVGHLGDRLGHALEPTLRLLLDHMQNDVTRLPAVKALRLVAVSPLGLDLQPILAKVLPILASFLRKKQRALRLATLAAMDALAQSQGLSLPLPEVRAVLTELPALVSESDMHVAQLAVDFLATVTQVQPASLAEVSDPVLSELLRLLRSPLLPASVLAAAEGFLQALVGTRPPCVSYAKLIDLLTAPVYRRAEDSGPGLHKQGLHALARCVAALAAACPQEAAGTAGRLVCDARSPNSSTGVKVLAFLSLAEVGQVAGPGPQRELKTVLLEALGSPSEDVRAAASYALGRVGAGNLPDFLPFLLGQIQAEPRRQYLLLHSLREALGAAQPDSLKPYTEDIWALLTQHCEDPEEGPRAVVAECIGKLVLVNPPFLLPRFRKQLAAGHPHTRSTFITAVKFLITDQPHPIDPLLKSYVGDFMESLQDPDLNVRRATLAFFNSAVHNKPSLVRDLLGHILPLLYQETKVRRDLIREVEMGPFKHAVDDGLDVRKAAFECMYSLLESCLGQLDICEFLNHVEDGLKDHYDIRMLTFIMLARLATLCPAPVLRRVDRLIEPLKATCTAKVKAGSVKQEFEKQDELKRSAMRAVAALLAIPEVGESPIMAHFSSQIRTDPELAALFESIQEAASPPNTESASLSSSSLVQA
- the CAND2 gene encoding cullin-associated NEDD8-dissociated protein 2 isoform X3, with translation MSTPSFHIASLLEKMTSCDKDFRFMATSDLMSELQKDSIQLDEDSERKVVKMLLQLLEDKNGEVQNLAVKWLAAPLGTFHASLLHCLLPQLSSPRLAVCKRAVGALGHLAAACSTNLFAELADHLLGRLTSQREPANTATILTLMQCVGSIGRQAGHRLGDHLDRLMLLVEEFCNVGDDALRESCLQAVEAFLRKCPKEMSLHVTRVTSLCLQYLKYDPNYNYDSDRDEERMETETEDSEFSEQESEDEYSDDEDVSWKVRRAAAKCLAALIGSRPDLLPDFHSTLAPALIHRFREREENVRADVFVAYIELLRQTQPPKGWLESLEKPTQTGSNLHRLQGQVPLVIKALQRQLKDRSVRARQGCFTLLAELAAVLPGSLAEHMPVLISGIVFSLADRSNSSTIRMDALAFLQGLLGTESAETFHPHLATLLPPVLACVADPFYKIAAEALLVLQELVRVLWPLDKPRRLDPELYVGEMSAALLARLRATDLDQEVKERAISCAGHLVGHLGDRLGHALEPTLRLLLDHMQNDVTRLPAVKALRLVAVSPLGLDLQPILAKVLPILASFLRKKQRALRLATLAAMDALAQSQGLSLPLPEVRAVLTELPALVSESDMHVAQLAVDFLATVTQVQPASLAEVSDPVLSELLRLLRSPLLPASVLAAAEGFLQALVGTRPPCVSYAKLIDLLTAPVYRRAEDSGPGLHKQGLHALARCVAALAAACPQEAAGTAGRLVCDARSPNSSTGVKVLAFLSLAEVGQVAGPGPQRELKTVLLEALGSPSEDVRAAASYALGRVGAGNLPDFLPFLLGQIQAEPRRQYLLLHSLREALGAAQPDSLKPYTEDIWALLTQHCEDPEEGPRAVVAECIGKLVLVNPPFLLPRFRKQLAAGHPHTRSTFITAVKFLITDQPHPIDPLLKSYVAVHNKPSLVRDLLGHILPLLYQETKVRRDLIREVEMGPFKHAVDDGLDVRKAAFECMYSLLESCLGQLDICEFLNHVEDGLKDHYDIRMLTFIMLARLATLCPAPVLRRVDRLIEPLKATCTAKVKAGSVKQEFEKQDELKRSAMRAVAALLAIPEVGESPIMAHFSSQIRTDPELAALFESIQEAASPPNTESASLSSSSLVQA
- the CAND2 gene encoding cullin-associated NEDD8-dissociated protein 2 isoform X1, with amino-acid sequence MSTPSFHIASLLEKMTSCDKDFRFMATSDLMSELQKDSIQLDEDSERKVVKMLLQLLEDKNGEVQNLAVKCLGPLVDKVKECQVEAIVDALCANMQSEKEQLRDIAGIGLKTILSELPPAAPGSSLVTTVCHKITSQLTRAIAQQKDVAVQLEALDILSDMLSRLAAPLGTFHASLLHCLLPQLSSPRLAVCKRAVGALGHLAAACSTNLFAELADHLLGRLTSQREPANTATILTLMQCVGSIGRQAGHRLGDHLDRLMLLVEEFCNVGDDALRESCLQAVEAFLRKCPKEMSLHVTRVTSLCLQYLKYDPNYNYDSDRDEERMETETEDSEFSEQESEDEYSDDEDVSWKVRRAAAKCLAALIGSRPDLLPDFHSTLAPALIHRFREREENVRADVFVAYIELLRQTQPPKGWLESLEKPTQTGSNLHRLQGQVPLVIKALQRQLKDRSVRARQGCFTLLAELAAVLPGSLAEHMPVLISGIVFSLADRSNSSTIRMDALAFLQGLLGTESAETFHPHLATLLPPVLACVADPFYKIAAEALLVLQELVRVLWPLDKPRRLDPELYVGEMSAALLARLRATDLDQEVKERAISCAGHLVGHLGDRLGHALEPTLRLLLDHMQNDVTRLPAVKALRLVAVSPLGLDLQPILAKVLPILASFLRKKQRALRLATLAAMDALAQSQGLSLPLPEVRAVLTELPALVSESDMHVAQLAVDFLATVTQVQPASLAEVSDPVLSELLRLLRSPLLPASVLAAAEGFLQALVGTRPPCVSYAKLIDLLTAPVYRRAEDSGPGLHKQGLHALARCVAALAAACPQEAAGTAGRLVCDARSPNSSTGVKVLAFLSLAEVGQVAGPGPQRELKTVLLEALGSPSEDVRAAASYALGRVGAGNLPDFLPFLLGQIQAEPRRQYLLLHSLREALGAAQPDSLKPYTEDIWALLTQHCEDPEEGPRAVVAECIGKLVLVNPPFLLPRFRKQLAAGHPHTRSTFITAVKFLITDQPHPIDPLLKSYVGDFMESLQDPDLNVRRATLAFFNSAVHNKPSLVRDLLGHILPLLYQETKVRRDLIREVEMGPFKHAVDDGLDVRKAAFECMYSLLESCLGQLDICEFLNHVEDGLKDHYDIRMLTFIMLARLATLCPAPVLRRVDRLIEPLKATCTAKVKAGSVKQEFEKQDELKRSAMRAVAALLAIPEVGESPIMAHFSSQIRTDPELAALFESIQEAASPPNTESASLSSSSLVQA